One Coriobacteriia bacterium DNA segment encodes these proteins:
- the purH gene encoding bifunctional phosphoribosylaminoimidazolecarboxamide formyltransferase/IMP cyclohydrolase, whose product MDRVRIQRAIVSVSDKTGVVDFARELQAMGVQLVSTGGTAAALSEAGIAVIPVEQVTGFPEMMEGRVKTLHPKVHGGLLADRSKPEHLAQAERNGIGLIDMVVVNLYPFEATVSKPGVALEDAIENIDIGGPSMLRSAAKNFAAVTVVADPADYDSVLAEMRANGGTTGFETRRRLAVEAFKRTSAYDDAIFRHLSPREPFPEELRLRLLRVQGLRYGENPHQEAAFYRDAEAAEHTLARAEQLHGKELSYNNILDADGAWAAVAEFDAPACVIVKHTNPCGVSVAEDLLTAYRYAHESDPVSAFGGVMAFNRSLTRDVVEAIDDNGQFVEVIVAPEYAPDALRSLSEKKNLRLLRTGGVLPLTRRGHDMRKVEGGMLVQTFDVAAEDPSAFKVVSKRQPTGDEWTQLLFAWKVAKSVKSNAILLARGTATVGVGAGQMSRVDAARIAVEKAGERAHGCVCGSDAFMPFPDSLEVVGEAGCSAVIQPGGSMRDQEVIDAADALGMALVFTGYRHFRH is encoded by the coding sequence GCACCGCCGCCGCGCTGTCCGAGGCAGGGATCGCCGTCATCCCCGTCGAACAGGTCACCGGCTTCCCCGAGATGATGGAGGGCCGGGTGAAGACGCTGCACCCGAAGGTCCACGGCGGGCTGCTGGCGGACCGCTCCAAGCCCGAGCATCTCGCCCAGGCGGAGCGCAACGGGATCGGCCTGATCGACATGGTGGTCGTGAACCTCTACCCCTTCGAGGCCACGGTCTCCAAGCCCGGCGTCGCCCTCGAGGACGCGATCGAGAACATCGACATCGGCGGGCCTTCGATGCTGCGCAGCGCGGCCAAGAACTTCGCCGCCGTCACGGTCGTGGCCGACCCGGCGGACTACGACTCCGTCCTGGCGGAGATGCGCGCGAACGGCGGGACGACCGGCTTCGAGACGCGGCGCCGCCTGGCCGTGGAGGCGTTCAAGCGGACCTCGGCGTACGACGACGCGATCTTCCGCCACCTCTCGCCGCGGGAGCCCTTCCCCGAGGAGCTGCGGTTGCGTCTGCTGCGCGTCCAGGGTCTGCGCTACGGCGAGAACCCGCATCAGGAAGCCGCGTTCTACCGCGACGCGGAAGCCGCCGAGCACACTCTGGCGCGCGCGGAGCAGCTTCACGGCAAGGAGCTCAGCTACAACAACATCCTCGATGCCGACGGCGCGTGGGCTGCGGTCGCCGAGTTCGACGCCCCGGCCTGCGTGATCGTCAAGCACACGAACCCCTGCGGGGTCTCCGTCGCGGAGGACCTCCTGACCGCGTACCGCTACGCGCACGAGTCCGATCCCGTCTCGGCTTTCGGCGGCGTCATGGCGTTCAACAGGTCCCTGACGCGGGACGTGGTCGAGGCCATCGACGACAACGGCCAGTTCGTCGAGGTGATCGTGGCGCCGGAGTACGCGCCCGACGCGCTCCGGTCCCTATCCGAGAAGAAGAACCTCCGGCTCCTGCGCACCGGCGGGGTCCTGCCGCTGACGCGACGCGGCCACGACATGCGCAAGGTCGAGGGCGGCATGCTGGTGCAGACCTTCGACGTGGCCGCCGAGGACCCGTCGGCGTTCAAGGTCGTCTCCAAGCGGCAGCCCACGGGCGACGAGTGGACGCAGCTGCTCTTCGCGTGGAAGGTGGCCAAGTCGGTGAAGTCCAACGCGATCCTGCTCGCGCGCGGGACCGCCACCGTGGGCGTGGGCGCGGGACAGATGAGCCGTGTGGACGCGGCGAGGATCGCGGTGGAGAAGGCCGGCGAGCGCGCGCACGGGTGCGTGTGCGGGTCCGACGCGTTCATGCCGTTCCCCGACTCGCTCGAGGTCGTGGGCGAAGCCGGGTGCAGCGCGGTCATCCAGCCCGGGGGCTCGATGCGCGACCAGGAGGTCATCGACGCCGCGGACGCGCTCGGCATGGCGCTGGTGTTCACGGGGTACCGGCACTTCCGCCACTGA